In one Brevibacillus composti genomic region, the following are encoded:
- a CDS encoding CD1247 N-terminal domain-containing protein gives MLEQLANRISYLRGLADGMDVNQGSNEGKILAEVIEIMDDMYGQFRELHARIEETEDYVEAIDDDLDDVELYLFGDEDDLYAIVDDCDDDTAILLDDDYPEQDDEDAAVYELDSEDDQVIASYEIECPSCHEILYFPEGEDEEGDRHYVFEQMPQERGHEAINPT, from the coding sequence GTGCTGGAACAGTTGGCAAATCGTATTTCGTATCTGCGAGGCTTGGCCGATGGCATGGACGTCAATCAAGGAAGCAATGAAGGCAAGATCCTGGCCGAAGTGATCGAGATTATGGACGATATGTACGGCCAGTTCCGGGAGCTTCACGCCAGAATCGAGGAAACCGAGGATTACGTCGAGGCGATCGACGACGATCTGGATGATGTGGAATTGTACCTCTTTGGCGATGAAGATGATCTGTACGCAATCGTGGATGACTGCGACGATGACACAGCCATCCTGCTCGATGACGACTACCCGGAACAGGACGATGAGGATGCGGCAGTTTATGAGCTCGATTCGGAAGATGATCAAGTTATCGCATCGTACGAAATCGAGTGTCCATCCTGCCATGAAATTCTTTACTTCCCGGAGGGGGAGGACGAAGAAGGGGATCGCCACTACGTTTTCGAGCAGATGCCTCAAGAGAGAGGGCACGAAGCGATCAACCCGACCTAA
- the spoIIIAA gene encoding stage III sporulation protein AA, whose product MKEIMAILPATIRNILTALPSAVREHLEEIRLRQNQPLEIRYGQQSSYVTQAGLLTANARQGWSFPEEQAVKLLSLISQHSLYTLEEELKRGYITVQGGHRIGIAGKVVLERGEVKGIRDVTSFNIRIAREKKGAALKVLPYLYEDGRIHNTLIISPPQCGKTTLLRDIARCISYGNEWSSSRKVGIVDERSELAGCLNGVPQRDVGPRTDVLDACPKAAGMMMMIRSMSPDVLIVDEVGRPEDGEAVWEAIHAGVSVICSAHGAEVAEVARRPALGKLMQNGVFSRYLVLNRSRGVGTIQGIYDQNLRSVQREEAAWSS is encoded by the coding sequence GTGAAAGAGATTATGGCGATTTTGCCGGCGACCATCCGCAACATTCTGACTGCATTACCCTCCGCCGTCAGAGAGCATTTGGAGGAAATACGCCTACGGCAGAATCAGCCGCTGGAAATAAGGTATGGACAGCAATCGAGCTACGTTACACAGGCGGGGTTATTGACGGCCAACGCCAGACAGGGCTGGTCCTTTCCGGAAGAGCAGGCGGTCAAACTGCTCAGCCTGATCAGCCAGCACTCGCTGTACACCCTGGAGGAGGAGTTGAAGCGCGGCTACATCACCGTCCAGGGAGGCCATCGCATCGGGATTGCCGGCAAGGTCGTGCTGGAGAGGGGCGAGGTCAAAGGAATCCGGGACGTGACCAGCTTCAACATCCGGATCGCCCGGGAGAAAAAAGGAGCGGCGCTCAAGGTATTGCCCTATCTCTACGAGGACGGCCGCATCCACAATACGCTGATCATCTCTCCTCCCCAATGCGGCAAAACGACGCTGCTCCGCGATATCGCCCGCTGCATCAGCTACGGGAACGAATGGTCTTCCAGCCGAAAGGTGGGGATCGTGGACGAGCGTTCTGAGCTGGCCGGATGCCTGAACGGTGTGCCGCAGCGCGATGTGGGGCCGCGCACCGACGTGCTCGATGCCTGCCCGAAGGCGGCAGGAATGATGATGATGATCAGGTCGATGTCGCCCGATGTGCTGATTGTGGACGAGGTAGGCAGGCCGGAAGACGGCGAGGCTGTATGGGAAGCCATCCACGCCGGAGTGTCCGTCATCTGCTCGGCTCACGGGGCGGAGGTCGCAGAAGTGGCACGCCGTCCGGCTCTCGGCAAATTGATGCAAAACGGGGTGTTCAGCCGCTACCTGGTGCTGAATCGTTCCCGCGGCGTCGGAACCATCCAAGGCATCTACGACCAGAATCTCCGGTCCGTACAGAGGGAGGAAGCGGCATGGTCAAGCTGA
- a CDS encoding YqhV family protein, which translates to MWEKAILGMAALRMMSGSIEVLAALFILKVNQVEKALLINSGLAIVGPLVLLTTTTIGLIGMSDRISFAKIMWIFLGIVCIFVGVRK; encoded by the coding sequence ATGTGGGAAAAGGCGATTCTCGGGATGGCGGCGCTCAGAATGATGTCGGGGAGCATTGAGGTGCTGGCTGCCCTGTTCATTTTAAAGGTAAACCAGGTGGAAAAGGCGCTCTTGATCAACTCGGGGCTGGCGATTGTGGGTCCGCTGGTACTGCTGACCACGACGACGATCGGTTTGATCGGCATGTCGGACCGGATCAGCTTTGCCAAAATCATGTGGATTTTCCTCGGGATTGTCTGTATTTTCGTCGGTGTTCGAAAATGA